A genomic stretch from Hemicordylus capensis ecotype Gifberg chromosome 5, rHemCap1.1.pri, whole genome shotgun sequence includes:
- the LOC128328275 gene encoding LOW QUALITY PROTEIN: guanine nucleotide-binding protein G(I)/G(S)/G(O) subunit gamma-12-like (The sequence of the model RefSeq protein was modified relative to this genomic sequence to represent the inferred CDS: deleted 2 bases in 1 codon; substituted 1 base at 1 genomic stop codon) produces MSSKTDDTTNNIAQARRTVQQWIIEENIYREXRSPRPLADLRSYYEKHARKEPLLMAIPALENQFKVKKTFIIL; encoded by the exons ATGTCTAGCAAAACAGATGATACAACAAACAATATAGCTCAGGCCAGAAGAACTGTTCAGCAGTGGATAATAGAAGAAAATATCTACAGAGAG TAAAGGAGTCCAAGGCCATTAGCAGATTTAAGGAGCTATTATGAGAAGCATGCCAGGAAGGAACCTTTACTAATGGCTATACCTGCTTTGGAAAACCAATTCAAGGTTAAAAAGACCTTTATTAT